A genomic segment from Moorena sp. SIOASIH encodes:
- a CDS encoding VOC family protein — MNECELQGINHIALVCKDVARTVDFYTKTLGFKLIKTIALPDGSKRFFFDIGNGSALVFLWFPKAPDASPGIASVKPEAIEAMASVTPKTLTPKTLKASDIATAHGSMNHLAFNVPLEKLQEYREKLLSKGVQVTPILHHADVPSGYAPELDDTTLLSSFYFFDPDGILLQVAATVREF, encoded by the coding sequence ATGAACGAGTGTGAACTACAGGGAATCAACCATATCGCCTTAGTCTGTAAAGATGTAGCACGAACGGTGGACTTTTACACCAAAACCCTTGGTTTTAAGTTAATCAAAACCATTGCCCTACCAGATGGCAGTAAGCGTTTCTTTTTCGATATCGGCAATGGGAGTGCTTTGGTTTTTTTATGGTTTCCCAAGGCACCAGATGCTTCACCTGGCATTGCTTCTGTCAAACCTGAAGCAATAGAAGCTATGGCTTCTGTTACACCTAAAACCTTAACACCTAAAACCTTAAAGGCTAGCGACATTGCTACAGCTCATGGTTCAATGAACCATCTCGCCTTTAATGTGCCCCTAGAAAAACTGCAAGAGTATAGAGAGAAACTGCTAAGTAAGGGAGTACAAGTCACCCCAATTTTACACCATGCTGACGTTCCCTCGGGTTATGCTCCCGAACTGGACGATACGACTTTGCTTTCCTCATTTTATTTCTTTGACCCAGATGGGATCTTGTTGCAGGTAGCCGCTACTGTGCGCGAGTTCTGA
- a CDS encoding helix-turn-helix transcriptional regulator produces the protein MIKNQRQYDYSQELVRQFESDLSVYDAQDEDIKKNDCWWKIKRDSFQSHLNALKTEVAEYETLINHDVRTPIVLKLDDIKNLPQLIIKARLAANLSQKQLADIAGLTEEKIIDYEDKDYQTASLIDFLFVLDALDIKLQKGEFLVPLDTLRITPITAG, from the coding sequence ATGATTAAAAATCAAAGACAGTATGACTACAGCCAAGAATTAGTTCGTCAATTTGAATCTGACTTATCTGTTTATGACGCTCAAGATGAAGATATCAAAAAAAATGATTGTTGGTGGAAGATTAAGCGCGATTCATTCCAAAGTCATCTTAATGCTTTAAAAACCGAAGTTGCTGAATACGAAACCCTCATCAACCATGACGTTCGTACTCCAATTGTTCTTAAGCTTGATGATATTAAAAATTTACCACAACTTATTATCAAAGCTCGACTAGCTGCTAATCTAAGCCAAAAACAACTGGCGGATATCGCTGGTTTAACCGAGGAAAAAATCATAGACTATGAAGATAAAGACTACCAAACAGCAAGCCTTATAGATTTTTTGTTTGTCCTTGATGCCCTGGATATTAAGCTCCAAAAAGGTGAGTTTTTAGTTCCTCTAGATACTCTCAGAATAACCCCAATCACCGCAGGATAA
- a CDS encoding class I SAM-dependent methyltransferase: MTTNYDPKQWDKVCDAFKEFNKEQITYYIAQKASFVKGIGEIEGKTVLDVGCGSGSYTQLLKEKGAAKVVGVDISVKMVEVAREQEAATPLGIEYHVLDAAEMPKLGNFDLITAVSLFNYAKDREHLKAMFRNIYENMAEGGRLVALIMEPNFSGKKFDMAKYEPGITISKEETLPDGRRAIQGKLEVNPPVFVDLYLYDRSVYESAINEAGFKNLTWEFNLEVPPEAIEKYGQSYWQNLLDNPLEWLLFCDK, translated from the coding sequence ATGACAACTAACTACGATCCGAAACAATGGGATAAAGTTTGTGATGCTTTTAAAGAATTCAACAAAGAGCAAATTACCTATTATATCGCCCAAAAAGCCTCCTTTGTAAAGGGAATTGGCGAGATAGAAGGGAAAACAGTGTTAGATGTAGGATGCGGGAGTGGTTCCTATACCCAGTTGTTGAAAGAAAAAGGAGCAGCCAAAGTTGTTGGCGTAGACATTTCGGTAAAAATGGTAGAGGTTGCCCGTGAGCAAGAAGCAGCCACTCCACTGGGGATTGAATACCATGTTTTGGATGCCGCAGAAATGCCCAAGCTGGGCAATTTCGATCTGATAACTGCGGTTAGCCTGTTTAACTATGCCAAAGATCGAGAGCATCTCAAAGCCATGTTCCGTAATATTTATGAAAATATGGCAGAAGGTGGGCGTTTGGTGGCTCTGATTATGGAACCCAATTTTTCTGGAAAAAAATTCGATATGGCTAAATATGAACCTGGTATAACGATCTCTAAAGAAGAAACTTTGCCAGATGGTCGTCGTGCTATTCAAGGTAAATTAGAGGTCAACCCACCCGTATTTGTCGATCTATATCTGTATGATCGCTCAGTTTATGAATCGGCGATTAACGAAGCTGGATTCAAAAATTTAACATGGGAATTTAACCTAGAAGTGCCACCAGAAGCTATAGAAAAATATGGGCAAAGTTACTGGCAAAATTTATTAGATAATCCCTTGGAGTGGCTGCTGTTTTGCGATAAATAA
- a CDS encoding amino acid adenylation domain-containing protein — MSRIESLPSEKAEKDFYPLSCGQQALWFINKLAPQIWAYNVLFAVLIRSEINLNAWQTAVRAIIDRHPNLKTTYTERNSQTFRVVNKKVEIPFQQIHASHWTDQQLDHHLTQSAHIPFNLEQELPIRVLLFTRSQTEHVLLLVIHQIAIDFRSMEVLLKELSLVYKGTRDSLPPIKVSYQDFIDYQNKMLASAQRKSLESYWRQQLAGKLPVLNLPTDRPRPSVQTYNGSSHYFQLTQELSTQLKKLAQDYSVTLDSLLLAAFQVLIYRLSGQEDILVGTPTSLRNQPEFSQVVGYFINLVVIRGNLSGNPTFGEFLTQLHQTALEAFAHQDYPFGFLVEQLKPQRDASLSPLLQVVFSLEKFQSSEVVAQLLSQQLAGEETGGQVTWGGLDVEPWKIPQQEGEFDLILEMVETKSSLAGVFKYNTDLFDFDTVVRIESCFLHLLKGIVTEPEKPVYLLAILTETQQHQLLVEWNQTRTQYTPQTCINQLFEKQVERTADAVAVVFETQQLTYRELNSRINQLAHYLRSLGVKPETLVGICVERSIEMVVGVLGILKAGGAYVPLDPVYPQERLAYMLEDAQVSLLLTQQQLLERLPLSAKKVVCLDSDWKEITTFSEKNPVHQVQPDNLAYLIYTSGSTGKPKGVLVTHQGLSNLVPAFIDILDMQPECCVLQFTSLSFDHSIAEIAMALCSGARLGLATTESLRPGSDLIETLQKQEVTHISLTPSILATLADAELPSLRTMFVGAEDCPPALAKQWSRRVQLFNTYGPTESTVTVTYAQCGGCDRKPPIGRPLPNIQLYILDDHLQPVPIGIPGQLHIGGIGLARGYLNRPELTAEKFIPNPFRDESGSRLYKTGDLVRYLPDGNIEFLGRIDNQVKVRGYRIELGEIEAVLGEHQNVRQALVIVREDIEGDKRLVAYVVPQQQELTVCELRSFLNTQLPNHMIPAAIIILEAIPLTPNGKIDRRALPAPDASRWGSEANFIAPRDALEKQLAQIWSEVLGVSSVGVQDNFFDLGGHSLLGVRLIARIQEQLGKKLPLATIFKHQTIEQLARLFK, encoded by the coding sequence TTGAGCAGAATAGAATCATTACCATCAGAAAAAGCCGAAAAAGACTTTTATCCTCTCTCTTGTGGTCAACAAGCTCTGTGGTTTATCAACAAACTCGCACCGCAAATTTGGGCTTACAATGTCTTGTTTGCTGTGCTAATTAGATCAGAGATAAATCTGAACGCTTGGCAAACTGCCGTCAGAGCAATAATTGACCGTCATCCCAACCTAAAAACGACTTATACTGAACGTAATAGTCAAACGTTTAGGGTTGTTAACAAAAAAGTAGAAATTCCTTTCCAGCAGATACATGCCTCACATTGGACTGATCAGCAATTAGACCATCACCTCACCCAGTCAGCTCACATTCCCTTCAATCTTGAACAAGAACTCCCTATAAGAGTTTTACTATTCACTCGCTCTCAAACAGAGCATGTGCTGCTGTTAGTAATACACCAAATTGCCATTGATTTTCGGTCAATGGAGGTGTTACTTAAAGAACTCAGCTTGGTATACAAAGGAACTAGAGATTCTCTACCCCCAATAAAAGTCTCCTATCAAGATTTTATTGACTATCAAAACAAAATGTTAGCCAGTGCTCAGAGAAAGAGCCTTGAGAGTTATTGGCGACAACAGCTAGCAGGAAAATTACCAGTCTTAAACTTACCCACTGATCGCCCTAGACCTTCAGTTCAAACCTACAATGGCAGTTCCCATTATTTCCAGCTAACCCAAGAACTTTCTACTCAACTCAAGAAACTAGCACAAGATTATTCAGTCACCCTCGATAGTTTACTCCTAGCAGCCTTTCAGGTATTAATTTACCGCTTATCAGGTCAAGAAGATATTTTAGTCGGAACTCCCACCTCCTTACGAAACCAGCCTGAATTTAGTCAAGTAGTGGGCTATTTTATCAACCTGGTTGTCATACGAGGGAATCTCTCTGGCAATCCTACTTTTGGAGAGTTTCTCACTCAATTGCATCAAACAGCATTGGAAGCATTCGCCCATCAAGATTATCCTTTTGGCTTTCTTGTAGAGCAGTTAAAACCCCAAAGAGATGCCAGTTTATCACCTCTTTTACAAGTAGTGTTTTCCCTTGAAAAATTTCAGAGTTCGGAAGTAGTTGCCCAATTATTGTCACAACAGTTGGCAGGGGAAGAAACAGGGGGTCAAGTTACTTGGGGAGGATTAGATGTAGAACCTTGGAAAATCCCCCAGCAGGAAGGTGAGTTTGACCTAATCTTAGAGATGGTGGAAACAAAAAGTTCACTGGCTGGTGTTTTTAAGTACAATACCGATCTATTTGATTTTGATACCGTTGTCAGGATAGAGTCTTGTTTCCTGCATCTGCTAAAAGGAATTGTTACTGAGCCAGAAAAGCCAGTTTACTTACTCGCCATATTAACAGAAACACAGCAGCATCAGTTGTTAGTGGAGTGGAATCAAACTCGGACTCAATATACTCCTCAAACTTGTATTAATCAGTTATTCGAGAAGCAAGTGGAACGGACAGCTGATGCAGTGGCAGTGGTGTTTGAAACTCAGCAATTAACTTACCGGGAGTTGAACAGCCGGATTAATCAACTCGCCCACTATCTGCGATCGCTAGGAGTCAAACCAGAGACATTGGTGGGTATTTGCGTGGAACGCTCTATTGAGATGGTAGTCGGAGTGTTGGGAATTCTCAAAGCTGGTGGGGCTTATGTACCCTTAGATCCGGTATATCCTCAAGAGCGCTTGGCTTATATGCTAGAAGATGCTCAGGTTTCCCTACTTTTAACTCAGCAGCAGTTACTTGAACGACTTCCTCTGAGTGCTAAAAAGGTTGTTTGTTTAGACTCAGACTGGAAAGAAATTACTACTTTTAGTGAAAAGAATCCTGTGCATCAGGTACAGCCTGACAACTTAGCTTATCTGATCTACACTTCAGGTTCGACAGGTAAGCCGAAAGGGGTTTTAGTTACCCATCAAGGATTGTCCAATCTAGTCCCCGCCTTTATTGATATCCTGGATATGCAGCCTGAGTGTTGCGTTCTCCAGTTTACTTCTTTGAGCTTCGACCACTCAATTGCGGAAATAGCAATGGCGCTATGTTCTGGGGCGCGGCTTGGTCTGGCCACCACTGAGTCACTGCGACCTGGTTCTGATTTAATAGAGACATTGCAAAAGCAAGAAGTCACCCATATTTCCCTAACCCCCTCAATACTGGCAACTCTAGCTGATGCAGAACTGCCTAGTTTGCGGACAATGTTTGTGGGAGCGGAAGATTGTCCTCCGGCTTTGGCAAAGCAGTGGTCGAGACGAGTGCAATTATTTAATACTTACGGTCCAACGGAATCTACGGTTACAGTCACCTACGCTCAATGTGGCGGTTGTGATCGCAAACCACCCATTGGTCGTCCCCTGCCTAACATTCAACTTTATATTCTTGATGATCACCTCCAACCAGTTCCCATCGGTATTCCTGGTCAACTCCATATCGGCGGTATAGGTTTAGCACGAGGCTATCTGAACAGACCAGAACTCACGGCTGAGAAATTTATTCCCAACCCCTTTAGGGATGAATCGGGTTCTCGACTCTATAAAACGGGCGATCTAGTTCGCTATCTACCCGATGGTAACATCGAGTTTTTGGGTCGTATCGATAACCAAGTCAAGGTGCGAGGCTACCGCATTGAATTGGGAGAAATTGAAGCTGTGCTAGGAGAACATCAAAATGTACGGCAAGCCCTGGTTATTGTTCGAGAAGATATTGAGGGTGATAAACGCCTTGTTGCCTATGTGGTTCCGCAACAGCAAGAACTCACAGTTTGTGAATTGCGTTCCTTTCTCAATACTCAGCTACCCAACCATATGATTCCGGCAGCTATCATTATTTTGGAAGCAATTCCACTAACTCCTAATGGTAAAATAGATCGTCGCGCCTTACCTGCACCCGATGCTTCTCGGTGGGGTAGTGAAGCGAATTTTATTGCGCCTCGGGATGCCTTAGAAAAACAACTGGCACAAATTTGGTCAGAAGTTCTAGGGGTTAGTTCTGTAGGAGTTCAAGATAACTTTTTTGACCTAGGTGGTCATTCCCTTTTAGGAGTTCGCTTGATTGCTCGAATTCAGGAGCAGTTAGGTAAAAAATTGCCACTGGCAACAATCTTTAAACACCAAACAATTGAACAGTTAGCAAGATTATTTAAGTAG
- a CDS encoding SDR family oxidoreductase — MSKTILITGASSGIGKATAKLFQENGWNVVATMRTPEKEAELTTLDNVLVTRLDVLDQDSITKAVQLGIEKFGKIDVLVNNAGYGAFGPLEATPRENIIRQFDVNVIGLLDVTKAILPHFRQNKDGILINISSIGGKMTFPLFSLYNGTKFAVEGISEGLSFEMEAIGCKIKIVEPGVINTDFAGRSLDMSNDESLTEYQELIGKLFNSMESLAEQASEPIVVANVIYEAATDGTDKLRYTAGEDARMMVANRKELDDKTFIQGIKEQFGI, encoded by the coding sequence ATGAGTAAGACAATTTTAATTACAGGAGCAAGCAGCGGTATTGGAAAAGCAACTGCAAAATTGTTCCAGGAAAATGGTTGGAACGTGGTGGCAACCATGAGAACTCCAGAAAAGGAAGCAGAACTAACCACCCTTGATAATGTGTTGGTGACAAGACTAGATGTTTTAGACCAAGATTCAATTACAAAAGCCGTTCAGCTAGGCATTGAAAAATTCGGCAAAATAGATGTTTTGGTCAACAATGCTGGTTATGGTGCTTTTGGCCCTTTAGAAGCAACCCCCAGGGAAAATATAATAAGACAATTTGATGTTAATGTTATTGGGCTGTTAGATGTAACCAAAGCAATCCTACCCCATTTCAGACAAAATAAAGATGGTATTTTAATTAATATTTCATCGATTGGTGGCAAAATGACCTTTCCCTTATTTTCATTATATAACGGGACTAAATTTGCTGTTGAGGGGATTTCCGAAGGTCTGAGTTTTGAAATGGAGGCAATTGGCTGCAAAATTAAAATTGTTGAACCAGGAGTGATTAACACGGATTTTGCTGGTCGTTCTCTTGATATGAGCAACGATGAAAGCCTAACTGAGTATCAAGAATTAATTGGTAAGCTGTTCAATTCGATGGAATCTTTGGCTGAGCAGGCTTCTGAGCCTATTGTTGTCGCTAACGTGATTTATGAAGCAGCAACAGATGGCACTGATAAATTGCGATATACTGCTGGCGAAGATGCCAGGATGATGGTAGCTAATCGAAAGGAATTGGATGATAAGACGTTTATCCAAGGTATTAAAGAGCAATTTGGCATCTAG
- a CDS encoding sulfotransferase domain-containing protein produces MNILQISLPKSGTFWLANILSNIVKEAGIAEKAFVKTQPIYEAAKTWDLPIKNMLDINMLNITNEVLFYRIANIFIYPIQDFNEYINNTTNVWTHSLACCKTPEVVEKFDKTVYIIRDPRDVAISWSHFAFTPFMKKHYYYVAGNEVNPESFLKNKLYTCISDWMNHVGGYLKSKKELDIYVIFYENLCNNFNNELQKMLEYLEIELDSDSIARIKEQVDFTSMKKDSPDHVREGGFYKWKNVLSNEQKEKCWQIAQPLLSLLNYPLGDHDLDKLPRIPVELPEVSSLPSGPSVCLNCKD; encoded by the coding sequence ATGAACATTCTCCAAATTAGTCTTCCTAAAAGTGGCACCTTTTGGCTTGCTAATATTCTCTCAAATATTGTTAAAGAAGCTGGCATAGCCGAAAAAGCTTTTGTCAAAACGCAACCGATTTACGAAGCAGCTAAAACTTGGGATTTGCCTATCAAAAATATGCTAGATATTAATATGCTAAATATTACTAATGAAGTTCTGTTTTACAGGATTGCTAATATATTTATCTATCCCATTCAGGATTTTAACGAATATATCAATAATACGACTAATGTCTGGACTCATTCCTTGGCTTGTTGTAAAACTCCAGAGGTAGTGGAAAAGTTTGATAAAACAGTTTACATCATACGAGACCCGCGCGATGTAGCAATTTCTTGGTCTCATTTTGCGTTTACACCGTTTATGAAAAAGCACTACTATTATGTGGCTGGTAACGAAGTTAATCCAGAAAGTTTTTTAAAAAATAAGTTATATACTTGTATATCGGATTGGATGAATCATGTAGGGGGCTATTTAAAAAGTAAAAAAGAGCTAGATATTTATGTCATTTTCTATGAAAACTTGTGTAATAATTTTAATAATGAGCTGCAAAAGATGTTGGAGTATCTGGAGATAGAACTTGATTCAGATTCAATTGCTCGCATCAAGGAGCAAGTTGACTTCACAAGTATGAAAAAAGATAGTCCGGATCACGTTCGCGAGGGAGGGTTTTACAAGTGGAAAAATGTTTTAAGCAATGAACAGAAAGAGAAGTGTTGGCAGATTGCCCAACCTTTGTTATCCCTTCTCAATTATCCATTGGGCGATCACGACTTAGATAAACTCCCCAGAATTCCGGTAGAATTACCTGAGGTGAGTTCTTTGCCTTCTGGTCCCTCTGTGTGTCTCAATTGTAAGGATTAA
- a CDS encoding alpha/beta fold hydrolase, whose protein sequence is MNKQQFNVKYVQVSPDLVIHYQEAGSGTPIVFIPGWWTSIDYFPAQLAHFSKRYRAIAYDPRGQGLSSKTLDGNHYIQRGADLNAFLNALELDNVILAGHSNANLDIYSYVRNHGTDRIKAIVAIDCAMPKRIATQEEDNWGEVRNPADMGWLIERYRLVAYNRLDSVPEIIQPGLVEEMTPEVTDFFYRMNMAIPNYVSNALFIDSWFSDYSEEAKLVDDHVPTLWTFSQQRSKFMPQVNKNLPNTETLVLGEHMGHWEFPDEFNTAVEAFLDRRIVLRTDEIEVPIEAEYKSTQYDRVGVIYDQFKGSNEATYAIGEKASFLKALGNIQGKKILDLGCGAGFYTQLLKKKGAAKIVGVDISEEMIRVAREKEEQTQLGVEYLVFDVAEMPKLGSFDLVTAVGLFHHAKDRDHLLKIFLRIYNNLAKNGRLIALTANPDFYPNKSDTSKYGFTPVAEEPMPDGREITMKLNGAKSPFFIKGYIYNRSIYEWIIKKVGFKNYKWDFNLEIPNSALEKYGESYWQDLLINPVMVTLIGEK, encoded by the coding sequence ATGAACAAGCAACAATTTAACGTCAAGTATGTGCAAGTTAGCCCAGATCTCGTCATTCACTACCAGGAGGCAGGGTCGGGCACACCAATCGTTTTTATTCCTGGTTGGTGGACTTCAATCGACTATTTCCCAGCACAACTTGCCCATTTCTCAAAGCGCTATCGGGCGATCGCCTACGATCCTCGCGGTCAAGGACTATCCTCTAAGACGTTAGACGGTAATCACTACATTCAACGGGGTGCGGATCTTAATGCTTTTCTCAATGCCTTGGAACTGGACAATGTGATTCTGGCTGGGCATTCCAACGCAAATTTAGATATTTATTCTTACGTTCGGAATCATGGCACCGATCGGATTAAAGCGATCGTAGCCATTGACTGTGCTATGCCAAAGCGGATTGCCACCCAAGAGGAGGATAATTGGGGAGAGGTTAGAAATCCAGCTGACATGGGGTGGTTAATCGAGCGTTATCGACTTGTGGCTTACAACCGGCTTGACAGTGTACCGGAAATCATTCAGCCTGGGTTAGTCGAGGAAATGACTCCCGAGGTGACTGATTTTTTTTATCGCATGAATATGGCGATACCGAACTATGTCTCGAATGCGCTGTTTATCGATTCATGGTTTTCAGATTACAGCGAAGAAGCCAAACTAGTCGATGATCACGTTCCTACCCTTTGGACTTTTTCCCAACAAAGGTCAAAATTCATGCCCCAGGTCAACAAGAATTTACCCAATACCGAAACCTTAGTATTGGGGGAGCATATGGGGCATTGGGAGTTTCCAGATGAATTTAATACAGCGGTCGAGGCATTTCTCGATCGAAGAATTGTGTTGCGAACCGACGAGATAGAGGTTCCCATCGAGGCTGAATACAAGAGTACTCAATATGATCGCGTTGGGGTCATTTACGATCAATTCAAAGGCTCAAATGAAGCTACATACGCCATAGGAGAAAAAGCTTCATTTTTAAAAGCTTTGGGCAACATACAAGGAAAAAAGATTCTAGATTTAGGATGTGGAGCTGGTTTCTATACTCAATTATTGAAAAAAAAAGGAGCAGCCAAAATTGTTGGCGTAGATATTTCTGAAGAGATGATCCGGGTAGCCCGTGAAAAAGAAGAACAAACACAACTAGGAGTTGAATACCTTGTTTTTGATGTAGCTGAAATGCCCAAGCTTGGTAGTTTCGATCTGGTGACTGCCGTAGGTCTTTTTCATCACGCTAAAGACCGAGACCACCTACTAAAAATATTTCTTCGTATTTATAATAATCTAGCAAAGAACGGTCGCTTGATTGCTCTCACTGCTAATCCGGATTTTTATCCGAACAAATCAGATACTAGCAAATATGGTTTTACTCCCGTTGCAGAAGAACCCATGCCAGACGGTCGGGAAATTACGATGAAATTGAATGGAGCAAAATCCCCGTTTTTTATCAAGGGTTATATTTACAATCGTTCGATTTATGAATGGATAATAAAGAAAGTAGGCTTCAAGAACTATAAATGGGATTTTAATCTAGAAATCCCTAATTCAGCACTGGAAAAATATGGAGAATCTTACTGGCAAGATTTATTGATTAATCCTGTAATGGTTACACTTATTGGTGAAAAATGA
- a CDS encoding class I SAM-dependent methyltransferase: MSIRGDLMMAQYDTRQYDKIGAEYEQFKYEEFATWSIVEKASFLKVIGNIKGKTFLDLACGTGFYTRLLKEKGATKVVGVDISEEMVRHARQKEANNPLGIEYHVRDVAQLPHLGKFDLVTAVALLHYAKDRHHLLEMLCHIIDNLRNGGQFVTYITNPDFSLCKSNMTPYGITILQEEPMPDGRTRKSKLNTNPPTFISNFVYDRSVYEWATKEAGFKKLKWHVRPEVPSEAIAKYGEAYWQDLLNNPSGILISCEKP; this comes from the coding sequence ATGTCAATTAGGGGGGATTTAATGATGGCTCAATACGATACTCGTCAATATGATAAGATAGGCGCAGAGTATGAACAATTCAAGTATGAAGAGTTCGCTACCTGGTCAATCGTTGAAAAAGCCTCTTTTTTAAAGGTAATTGGCAATATCAAAGGCAAAACGTTTTTAGACTTAGCCTGTGGAACAGGGTTCTATACTAGGTTGCTGAAAGAAAAAGGAGCGACCAAAGTTGTTGGGGTAGATATTTCTGAAGAGATGGTACGGCATGCCCGTCAAAAAGAAGCCAATAATCCTCTAGGAATTGAATACCATGTTCGTGATGTGGCTCAACTTCCCCATTTGGGGAAGTTCGATCTTGTGACGGCGGTGGCACTATTACATTACGCCAAGGATCGCCACCATCTCCTAGAAATGTTATGCCATATTATCGATAACTTGAGAAATGGTGGGCAATTTGTGACTTACATTACCAACCCAGATTTCTCTTTGTGTAAATCCAACATGACCCCTTATGGGATTACAATTCTCCAAGAGGAACCTATGCCAGATGGTCGTACTCGGAAAAGCAAACTGAATACCAATCCCCCAACCTTCATCAGCAATTTCGTGTATGATCGCTCTGTGTATGAATGGGCTACTAAGGAAGCTGGCTTTAAGAAGCTGAAATGGCATGTTAGACCAGAGGTGCCGTCAGAGGCAATTGCCAAATATGGCGAAGCCTACTGGCAGGATCTGTTAAACAATCCTTCGGGGATTTTGATTAGTTGCGAAAAGCCATAA
- a CDS encoding 2OG-Fe(II) oxygenase family protein translates to MQLPKINAVDTVTLEEINTLVHLGCCYVKIPEKEVFEDFEFIKKEALAFFRQDELKKQKWLVNDQLEGYINRSIDDIQSVQQFFFRLHNPIGPFQECRNSVFKISNYFEQRIVLVLLKEVFRYFGVEQYFEEVVSDRSSTFSTVYYPAKVNTNKKCNSGLKAHKDFDLMSVLLIEKPGLELFWDDQWHEVNPQPGYVVVILAQTLEKMLGGKTHSILHRVRIPDEERLSLAVFLGPNTNIPIQDYIHDQILFDSYDQCLKYHYYQLFEQ, encoded by the coding sequence ATGCAACTACCAAAAATCAATGCTGTAGATACCGTAACCCTAGAAGAAATAAACACCCTTGTTCATCTGGGTTGCTGCTATGTAAAAATACCAGAAAAAGAAGTATTTGAAGATTTTGAATTCATCAAAAAAGAGGCTTTAGCTTTTTTCAGACAGGACGAACTTAAAAAACAAAAATGGTTAGTAAATGATCAACTAGAAGGTTATATAAACCGTTCAATTGATGATATACAGTCGGTTCAACAGTTTTTCTTTAGGTTGCATAATCCAATTGGACCCTTTCAAGAATGTCGCAATTCAGTTTTCAAAATCTCAAACTATTTTGAACAGCGTATTGTTCTAGTTCTGTTAAAAGAGGTATTTAGGTATTTTGGTGTTGAACAATATTTCGAGGAAGTCGTGAGCGATCGCTCTTCAACATTTTCAACTGTCTATTATCCTGCTAAGGTAAATACAAATAAGAAATGCAATAGTGGACTGAAAGCTCATAAAGACTTTGATTTGATGAGTGTACTTTTGATTGAAAAGCCAGGATTAGAATTGTTTTGGGATGATCAATGGCATGAAGTTAATCCCCAACCAGGGTATGTTGTGGTAATTCTGGCTCAAACCTTAGAAAAAATGCTAGGTGGAAAGACACACTCAATTCTACATCGAGTTCGCATACCAGATGAGGAACGTCTTTCTCTAGCTGTTTTTCTAGGACCAAATACTAATATTCCTATTCAAGATTACATTCATGATCAAATCCTATTTGATTCATATGATCAGTGTTTAAAATATCATTATTACCAGTTATTTGAACAATAA
- a CDS encoding TerB family tellurite resistance protein — translation MTTETTYEMKPYAKKRYNITAPVNFETSRNYIKAIMAIASADGELAQAELDWFVEEQNMMGVPSELIEENILKFDGENLDIQQLLGGIHHDFPVNFKRCMLYQAIKMSRADGVYHDKEKAAVARAAEILGIERSVVVSLESLIEIEESGDRLRLALFETEV, via the coding sequence ATGACCACTGAAACAACTTATGAAATGAAGCCATATGCCAAAAAGAGATACAACATTACTGCACCTGTAAACTTTGAGACCTCGAGGAACTATATCAAAGCCATAATGGCGATCGCCAGTGCTGATGGTGAGTTAGCACAGGCAGAATTAGATTGGTTTGTCGAAGAACAAAATATGATGGGAGTACCATCTGAGCTGATAGAAGAAAATATCCTAAAATTCGATGGAGAAAACCTGGACATTCAACAGCTATTGGGCGGTATTCATCATGATTTTCCTGTGAATTTTAAGCGTTGTATGTTATATCAAGCCATCAAAATGAGCCGTGCTGATGGAGTGTACCACGATAAAGAAAAAGCAGCTGTTGCGCGAGCCGCAGAAATTTTAGGAATTGAACGGAGTGTAGTTGTTAGTCTTGAGTCTTTGATAGAAATAGAAGAGTCAGGAGATCGACTGCGACTTGCACTATTTGAAACTGAAGTTTAA